The following proteins are co-located in the Lichenicola cladoniae genome:
- the tnpC gene encoding IS66 family transposase: MDAEFAAPPDEVELLKAALLAARADVARVIAEAQAQQSSDQALIAHLKLQIEKLNRDRFGPRSERTARLLEQMELQLEELEASATEDELAAEAAAAKTTAVTGFTRKRPARRPFPEHLPRERVVIAGPSACACCGGTRLSRLGEDVTETLEVVPRSWKVIQHVREKFSCRDCERISQPPAPFHVTPRGWAGPNLLAMILFEKFGQHQPLNRQAERYAREGVEVSLSTLADQVGACTTVLMPLFGRLAAHVMAAERLHGDDTTVPVLARGKTDIARLWVYVRDDRPFGGLAPPGAVFHYSRDRGGEHPQGHLAAYTGILQADAYGGYGKLYEPGRKPGPIVEAACWAHARRKFFVLADLAGSARRAAHGKAPAVLSPICLEAVQRIDALFDIERDINGHSAEERRAIRQASSLPLVMDLQDWLGQQRAKLARGNDIAKAIDYMLKRWTAFTRFADDGRICLSNNAAERALRGIALGRKSWLFCGSDRGGQRAAIMYSLIVTAKMNDVDPQAWLADVLARIAEHPVQRLDDLLPWHWLKSNTAAIGHAA, translated from the coding sequence AAGCCCAGCAATCCAGCGACCAGGCGTTGATCGCCCACCTCAAGCTGCAGATTGAGAAACTGAACCGTGACCGCTTCGGACCACGCTCGGAGCGCACCGCCCGCCTGCTGGAGCAGATGGAACTGCAGCTGGAAGAGCTGGAAGCATCGGCCACCGAGGACGAGCTGGCTGCCGAGGCCGCCGCGGCCAAGACTACAGCCGTCACCGGCTTTACCCGCAAGCGCCCGGCCCGGCGCCCGTTTCCCGAACACCTCCCTCGCGAGCGCGTCGTCATCGCAGGTCCGTCGGCCTGCGCCTGCTGCGGCGGCACACGCCTGTCCAGGCTGGGGGAGGACGTCACGGAGACCCTGGAGGTCGTCCCGCGCAGCTGGAAAGTCATCCAGCATGTGCGTGAGAAATTCTCCTGCCGCGATTGCGAGCGCATCAGTCAGCCCCCGGCGCCATTCCACGTGACGCCCCGCGGCTGGGCCGGACCGAACCTGCTGGCCATGATTCTGTTCGAGAAGTTCGGCCAGCATCAGCCGCTCAACCGTCAGGCAGAACGCTATGCCCGCGAGGGTGTGGAGGTCAGCCTGTCGACGCTGGCCGACCAGGTCGGTGCCTGCACAACCGTGCTGATGCCGCTGTTTGGGCGCTTGGCTGCTCATGTCATGGCGGCAGAACGGCTGCATGGCGATGACACCACGGTGCCGGTGCTGGCCCGCGGCAAGACCGACATCGCCCGTCTGTGGGTCTACGTGCGCGACGATCGGCCGTTCGGTGGTCTCGCTCCGCCGGGTGCTGTGTTCCACTACTCGCGCGATCGCGGCGGCGAACACCCGCAAGGCCATCTGGCAGCCTACACCGGCATCCTGCAGGCAGATGCTTATGGCGGCTATGGCAAGCTCTATGAACCGGGACGCAAACCCGGGCCGATCGTGGAAGCTGCCTGCTGGGCGCATGCGCGCCGGAAGTTTTTCGTGCTGGCCGACCTTGCGGGCAGCGCGCGCCGTGCGGCGCACGGCAAGGCCCCAGCGGTTCTGTCGCCAATCTGCCTGGAAGCCGTGCAACGCATCGACGCCCTGTTCGACATCGAACGCGACATCAACGGCCACAGTGCCGAGGAGCGCCGGGCGATCCGGCAGGCCTCGTCACTTCCCCTGGTGATGGACCTGCAGGACTGGTTGGGTCAGCAGCGGGCTAAGCTCGCGCGTGGCAACGACATCGCCAAAGCCATCGACTACATGCTGAAACGCTGGACGGCGTTTACCCGGTTTGCGGATGATGGACGGATCTGCCTCAGCAACAACGCGGCCGAACGCGCCCTGAGAGGCATCGCACTTGGGCGAAAATCCTGGCTGTTCTGTGGTTCGGATCGCGGCGGGCAGCGTGCCGCAATCATGTACAGCTTGATCGTCACGGCCAAGATGAACGACGTTGACCCGCAGGCTTGGCTGGCTGACGTGCTGGCCCGCATCGCGGAACATCCGGTGCAACGCCTCGATGATCTGCTGCCATGGCACTGGCTTAAATCAAATACCGCCGCGATCGGCCACGCTGCCTGA